One window of the Shimwellia blattae DSM 4481 = NBRC 105725 genome contains the following:
- a CDS encoding glycosyltransferase family 25 protein: MSIPVYVVSLKRDVARRDKICADFAAIGVEFEFFDAVDAKSPERYQVIQQARSTGRGSVMSDGEIACALSHQYLYQKLLDEGHDWVVVLEDDVIVDRRFKQFIDQISAASLAHLDKQDLVLLGGQKGLHDYPVLGLSLLSYQRLGGFTFRRVNYNEKKIRRTCCYMMNAVMAASIVDFTASYGIYHADSWKLLSQHGLINNYFLNEMIIHPKVNATNSHLEQERIESAGDKEERSAVNRNLKIARSWMRVFCSSFFK, from the coding sequence ATGAGCATTCCTGTTTATGTGGTTTCGCTAAAGCGAGATGTAGCCAGAAGAGATAAAATCTGTGCCGACTTCGCAGCGATTGGCGTTGAATTTGAGTTCTTTGATGCCGTGGATGCTAAATCACCTGAGCGATATCAGGTAATTCAGCAGGCAAGAAGTACCGGACGGGGTAGCGTGATGTCGGATGGTGAGATTGCCTGCGCGCTCAGTCACCAGTATCTGTACCAGAAGCTGCTGGATGAAGGGCACGACTGGGTGGTTGTCCTGGAAGATGATGTGATCGTTGATCGGCGCTTTAAGCAGTTTATCGACCAAATAAGTGCTGCATCCCTTGCTCATCTGGATAAGCAGGATCTGGTACTGCTCGGGGGGCAAAAAGGGCTGCACGATTATCCGGTACTGGGGTTAAGTTTGTTGAGTTATCAGCGCCTGGGTGGGTTTACATTCCGGCGAGTTAACTATAACGAGAAAAAGATCCGCCGCACTTGCTGTTATATGATGAATGCGGTAATGGCAGCGTCTATTGTGGATTTTACCGCATCTTATGGTATTTACCATGCCGATAGCTGGAAACTGCTTTCTCAGCATGGATTAATAAATAATTATTTTCTTAATGAAATGATTATTCACCCTAAAGTGAATGCTACCAATAGTCATCTGGAGCAGGAAAGGATTGAATCCGCAGGGGATAAGGAAGAGAGAAGTGCAGTCAACAGGAATTTAAAGATTGCCAGATCGTG
- the waaZ gene encoding 3-deoxy-D-manno-oct-2-ulosonate III transferase WaaZ: MRRMTFVTRSDVKCMTDRKTSDDVIIFLSGPTSVKTPLSLLRTKDVIAVNGAADYLIKNGVQPFIYVLTDARFLKNRRDDFYRFRENSRFTFINQEVYQGASEEEREYLREHCFILKGFYHREKGGFFKKIKFKVLSRIHKSLLIDVPVSKRQRLVGFSQDISLGYCSCHTVAYAAMQIAYSLKYNKIICSGLDLQGACGRFYDEGNNPMPSELSADLLKIIPFFKFMTDNVTDINVYNLSDDTAVNYDIIPYISAADAMLQRAEISSEQYDIKSISEAVLRTGEKSFNIY; the protein is encoded by the coding sequence ATGAGAAGAATGACGTTTGTGACCCGTTCTGACGTAAAATGTATGACGGACAGGAAAACATCGGATGATGTGATCATTTTCCTGTCCGGGCCGACATCTGTAAAAACACCTTTGTCTCTTCTGCGTACAAAAGACGTTATTGCCGTTAACGGTGCGGCTGATTACCTGATTAAAAATGGCGTTCAGCCGTTTATTTATGTCTTAACAGATGCGCGTTTTTTGAAAAACCGAAGAGATGATTTTTATCGTTTCCGGGAAAACAGCCGCTTTACATTTATTAATCAGGAGGTCTATCAGGGTGCTTCCGAAGAAGAGCGGGAATATTTACGTGAACATTGCTTTATCCTGAAAGGATTTTATCACCGGGAAAAAGGTGGTTTCTTCAAAAAAATAAAATTCAAGGTATTATCCAGAATACATAAATCACTATTGATTGATGTGCCGGTATCGAAACGCCAGCGCCTGGTGGGATTCTCTCAGGATATTAGTCTTGGGTATTGTTCTTGTCATACTGTAGCCTATGCTGCCATGCAAATTGCCTATTCTTTAAAATATAATAAAATTATTTGCTCTGGTCTTGATCTTCAGGGTGCCTGCGGTCGGTTTTATGATGAAGGTAATAACCCTATGCCTTCTGAGCTAAGCGCTGATTTATTAAAGATAATTCCGTTTTTTAAGTTTATGACGGATAATGTAACTGATATTAATGTTTATAATCTATCCGATGATACGGCGGTGAACTACGATATTATTCCGTATATCTCTGCTGCTGATGCTATGCTGCAGAGAGCGGAAATATCATCCGAACAATATGATATCAAAAGTATTAGTGAAGCCGTTTTACGCACCGGTGAGAAATCATTTAATATTTACTAA
- the rfaY gene encoding lipopolysaccharide core heptose(II) kinase RfaY, with the protein MSIKHNVNGYAVFTKSSDGEKYIDVLNDFFACNIKVIKVFRNIEDTKVLLIDTKYGKLVLKIFSPKLKKTERFLKAMLKGDYYEKLFQQTERIRNEGLDSVNDFYLLAERKTLRFVHTYIMLIEYIEGTELSDIKNIDEKLKEKIKRSIDELHQHGMVSGDPHKGNFIIQDGDVRIIDLSGKRPSAARRAKDRIDLERHYDIVNEVKDFGYYLLIYKKKFRNFIRKLKGKEAR; encoded by the coding sequence ATGAGTATAAAACATAACGTAAATGGATATGCCGTTTTCACCAAGTCGTCAGATGGTGAAAAATACATTGATGTTCTGAATGATTTCTTTGCCTGTAACATAAAGGTTATAAAAGTATTTCGTAACATTGAGGATACCAAAGTATTATTGATTGATACGAAATACGGGAAGTTAGTTTTAAAGATATTTTCACCTAAACTCAAAAAAACAGAACGCTTCCTGAAGGCAATGCTTAAGGGTGATTATTATGAAAAGTTATTCCAGCAGACTGAGCGTATTCGCAACGAAGGGCTGGACTCAGTAAATGATTTTTATCTGTTAGCTGAGCGTAAAACACTGCGCTTTGTTCATACCTATATTATGCTGATTGAGTATATCGAAGGCACTGAGCTATCAGATATAAAAAATATTGATGAAAAATTAAAAGAAAAAATAAAAAGATCAATTGATGAGCTGCATCAGCATGGTATGGTTTCCGGCGATCCCCATAAGGGGAATTTTATTATCCAGGATGGTGATGTAAGAATTATTGATTTATCAGGGAAAAGGCCATCAGCAGCCCGAAGAGCAAAAGACAGAATCGATCTTGAACGTCATTACGATATAGTGAATGAGGTTAAAGATTTTGGATACTATCTTTTGATCTATAAAAAGAAATTCAGAAATTTCATCAGGAAGCTGAAAGGGAAGGAGGCCCGGTAA
- a CDS encoding glycosyltransferase family 8 protein, with protein MIGFVKEVYSFQGENITSNYRELNISYGIDKNFLFGAGVSISSVLINNSDINCIFHVFTDYIDDSYLSFFKETALQFNTKINIYLIDPEYFRDLPTSSFWSYATYFRVLSFEYLSQTIATLLYLDADVVCKGSLKYITEIQFADEFAAVVPDTGSTQQMSVSRLNIPEMEGKYFNAGVIYVNLKKWHDSNLTPFVFSLLRGETKYGFLKYLDQDALNIAFQTNNIYLPNEYNRIYTLKNELRDRSHQKYKNFITDKTVLIHYTGITKPWHQWAKYPSAEYYHQALLFSPWKKHPLKNAHTVTEMKKRYKHLLIQGKYFSGISAGLTYLLKKRKNK; from the coding sequence ATGATAGGATTTGTGAAAGAAGTCTATTCCTTTCAGGGTGAGAATATTACCAGTAATTACCGTGAGCTTAATATATCTTATGGTATTGATAAGAATTTTTTATTTGGTGCTGGTGTATCGATCTCTTCAGTTCTGATCAATAATTCAGATATAAATTGTATTTTTCATGTCTTTACTGATTATATTGATGATAGCTATCTTTCTTTTTTTAAAGAAACCGCATTGCAATTTAACACAAAAATCAATATCTATCTGATTGATCCTGAATATTTTCGCGATTTGCCGACATCATCTTTTTGGTCATATGCCACCTATTTCAGGGTGTTGTCGTTTGAATATTTAAGTCAGACTATTGCGACGCTGCTGTATCTTGATGCAGATGTAGTATGTAAAGGTAGCCTTAAATATATTACTGAAATTCAGTTTGCTGATGAGTTTGCAGCGGTTGTTCCGGACACCGGAAGCACTCAACAGATGAGCGTTTCCCGGCTGAATATACCAGAAATGGAAGGTAAGTATTTTAATGCCGGAGTGATATATGTTAACTTAAAAAAATGGCATGATTCTAATTTAACACCATTTGTATTTTCCCTGCTCAGGGGAGAAACAAAATATGGCTTCCTGAAATATCTTGATCAGGATGCATTAAATATCGCGTTTCAGACGAATAATATATATCTTCCGAATGAATATAACAGAATATATACACTGAAAAACGAATTAAGAGATCGCTCACATCAGAAATATAAAAATTTTATTACAGATAAAACGGTTTTAATTCATTATACCGGCATCACAAAACCCTGGCATCAGTGGGCTAAATATCCATCTGCAGAGTATTATCACCAGGCTCTCCTTTTCTCTCCGTGGAAAAAGCACCCGTTGAAAAATGCGCATACGGTAACGGAGATGAAAAAGCGTTATAAACATCTGCTGATTCAGGGAAAATATTTCTCAGGTATTTCTGCAGGGCTAACTTATCTGTTAAAGAAACGAAAAAATAAATAA
- the waaO gene encoding lipopolysaccharide 3-alpha-galactosyltransferase, whose protein sequence is MGYQYFNTDEMIKNTTVFDERDPSLKKESFHIAYGIDKNFLFGCGVSIASVLMNNREMDFVFHVFIDQLSTDDVQTFSQLAKSYKTCIQLHIVNCEKLKSFPTTKNWSVAMYFRFIIGDYFIGSQKVILYLDADIVCKGDISGLVNILPDDKVAGVVPERDQSWWEQRAHSLHCPALEKGYFNSGMLLLNIDAWAREYVSGRAMEMLSDKKITSMLSYMDQDILNLILHDKVQFIDKIYNTQFSLNYELKKTFINPVSDSTVFIHYVGPTKPWHSWSCYASATPFLVAREHSPWKDTPLMSPGNANYARYCAKHNFKQGKNIAGIINYIFYFYLKIKG, encoded by the coding sequence ATGGGATATCAGTATTTTAATACTGACGAAATGATTAAGAATACCACCGTTTTTGATGAACGCGACCCGTCATTAAAAAAAGAAAGTTTCCATATTGCATATGGTATTGATAAAAATTTTCTCTTTGGTTGTGGTGTCTCTATTGCCTCTGTATTAATGAATAATAGAGAAATGGATTTTGTCTTCCATGTTTTTATTGATCAGCTTTCTACTGATGATGTGCAGACGTTTTCTCAGCTGGCAAAATCATATAAAACATGTATTCAGCTTCATATTGTAAACTGCGAAAAACTGAAATCATTCCCGACAACGAAAAACTGGTCGGTTGCGATGTATTTCCGCTTTATTATTGGTGACTACTTTATCGGCTCGCAGAAGGTGATTCTGTATCTTGATGCTGATATTGTTTGCAAAGGTGATATTAGCGGATTAGTAAATATATTACCTGATGATAAGGTAGCCGGTGTTGTGCCAGAGCGCGATCAGTCATGGTGGGAGCAGCGGGCGCACAGTCTTCATTGCCCGGCCCTTGAAAAGGGCTATTTTAATTCGGGGATGTTGTTGCTGAATATTGATGCCTGGGCCAGGGAATATGTCTCCGGCAGAGCTATGGAGATGTTATCTGATAAAAAGATAACATCCATGTTGTCCTATATGGATCAGGATATCCTTAATCTCATTTTACATGATAAAGTGCAGTTTATTGATAAAATATATAATACGCAATTTAGCCTCAATTATGAGTTAAAAAAGACATTTATTAATCCTGTTTCAGATAGCACCGTTTTTATCCACTATGTGGGGCCAACCAAGCCATGGCATTCATGGAGTTGCTATGCATCTGCAACGCCATTTCTGGTTGCGCGAGAGCATTCCCCATGGAAGGATACGCCGCTGATGAGCCCCGGCAATGCTAATTATGCGAGATATTGCGCAAAACATAATTTTAAACAAGGCAAAAATATCGCAGGGATCATTAATTATATTTTTTACTTTTACCTTAAGATTAAAGGGTGA
- the rfaP gene encoding lipopolysaccharide core heptose(I) kinase RfaP — MVELKEPLATLWRGKDAFAEVQKLRGEVFRELETRRTLRFELAGNSYFLKWHHGTSVKEVVKNLLSLRLPVLGADREWNAIHKLHDVGVDTMHGVGFGQRGVNPLRRTSFIITEDLTPTISLEDYCADWATLPPDPRVKRMIIRRVATMVRKMHQAGVNHRDCYICHFLLHLPFEGDEQQLKISVIDLHRAQMRSHVPRRWRDKDLIGLYFSSLNIGLTQRDIFRFMKVYFARPLRDTLVKEQALLSRAQEKASKIQERTIRKAL, encoded by the coding sequence ATGGTTGAACTGAAAGAGCCCCTGGCGACGCTGTGGCGCGGGAAAGATGCTTTTGCGGAAGTGCAAAAGCTCCGGGGGGAGGTTTTTCGCGAGCTTGAAACGCGCCGTACTCTGCGATTTGAGCTGGCGGGTAACAGTTATTTTCTTAAATGGCACCATGGCACCTCAGTAAAAGAAGTTGTGAAGAATCTGCTGTCGCTGCGTCTGCCGGTGCTGGGCGCTGACCGGGAGTGGAACGCCATCCATAAACTGCACGATGTGGGTGTGGATACCATGCACGGGGTGGGGTTTGGCCAGCGGGGGGTTAATCCTCTGCGGCGCACGTCCTTTATTATTACCGAAGATTTAACGCCGACCATCAGTCTGGAGGATTATTGTGCCGACTGGGCAACGCTGCCGCCAGATCCTCGGGTGAAGCGGATGATTATCCGCCGTGTTGCCACGATGGTCAGAAAGATGCACCAGGCAGGCGTTAACCATCGTGATTGTTATATTTGCCATTTTTTGCTGCATCTGCCGTTTGAAGGGGATGAGCAGCAACTGAAAATTTCGGTTATTGATTTGCACCGGGCCCAGATGCGCAGCCATGTTCCCCGGCGCTGGCGCGACAAGGATTTGATTGGGTTGTATTTTTCATCTCTGAATATCGGGCTGACTCAGCGTGATATTTTCCGGTTTATGAAGGTTTATTTCGCCCGGCCATTACGGGATACGCTGGTAAAAGAGCAGGCGCTGTTGTCCCGTGCGCAGGAGAAAGCCAGCAAAATTCAGGAAAGAACAATCAGAAAAGCGTTGTGA
- a CDS encoding glycosyltransferase family 4 protein: MIVAFCLYKYFPFGGLQRDFLRIASTVAERGHTVRVYVQSWQGERPTGFEIIVVPVSARTNHGRNAQYYHWVSAHLGQHPADRVVGFNKMPGLDVYYAADVCYAEKVAREKGFFYRLMPRYRHFAAFERAVFRQGAATKLLMLTDKQIADFRKHYATEPERFFILPPGIYPDRKYSNQPADARARYRSKNHIDSQQYLVLQVGSDFSRKGVDRSIEAVAALPAELRSRVTLYIVGQDKPGRFAQLAKRLGVGANVHFFAGRNDVSELMAAADLLLHPAYQEAAGIVLLEAITAGLPVITSAVCGYAHYISEAGCGEVIAEPWQQSALNGALSKALCNKALRDAWADNARHYADTQDLYSLPEKAADIIIGDLHG; the protein is encoded by the coding sequence ATGATCGTTGCATTTTGCCTGTATAAATATTTCCCTTTTGGCGGCCTGCAGCGCGATTTTTTGCGTATTGCCTCTACCGTGGCGGAGCGCGGCCATACGGTGCGCGTTTACGTTCAATCCTGGCAGGGGGAGCGACCCACCGGGTTTGAGATTATTGTGGTTCCGGTAAGTGCGCGCACCAATCACGGGCGTAATGCGCAGTATTACCACTGGGTCAGCGCGCATCTGGGCCAGCATCCGGCCGATCGGGTGGTGGGGTTTAATAAAATGCCCGGCCTTGATGTCTATTACGCGGCGGATGTGTGCTATGCCGAGAAAGTTGCCCGGGAAAAGGGGTTTTTCTACCGCTTAATGCCGCGTTATCGTCATTTTGCTGCGTTCGAACGGGCGGTATTTCGCCAGGGGGCCGCAACAAAATTACTGATGCTGACGGATAAGCAAATTGCCGATTTTCGCAAACATTACGCCACCGAGCCCGAACGCTTCTTTATTTTACCTCCCGGGATTTACCCGGACCGGAAATACAGCAATCAGCCTGCTGACGCCCGCGCGCGCTATCGCAGTAAGAATCATATTGATAGCCAGCAATATCTGGTGCTGCAGGTGGGCTCGGACTTCAGCCGTAAAGGGGTTGATCGTTCCATTGAAGCTGTGGCGGCGCTGCCCGCTGAGTTGCGCAGCCGGGTGACCCTCTACATTGTCGGGCAGGATAAGCCGGGAAGATTCGCACAGCTGGCAAAACGGCTTGGGGTGGGCGCCAATGTGCACTTTTTCGCCGGGCGGAATGACGTTTCTGAGCTGATGGCCGCCGCGGATCTGCTGCTGCACCCGGCTTACCAGGAAGCGGCGGGCATTGTGCTGCTGGAGGCTATTACCGCCGGCCTGCCGGTGATTACCAGCGCAGTATGCGGTTATGCGCACTATATTAGTGAGGCAGGCTGTGGCGAGGTGATCGCTGAGCCCTGGCAGCAAAGTGCGCTTAATGGGGCGCTGAGCAAGGCCCTGTGTAATAAGGCACTGCGTGATGCCTGGGCTGATAATGCCCGCCACTATGCGGATACTCAGGATTTATACAGTCTGCCGGAAAAGGCGGCGGATATTATTATTGGTGATTTACATGGTTGA
- the rfaQ gene encoding lipopolysaccharide core heptosyltransferase RfaQ translates to MEKTFTRILVIKMRFHGDMLLTTPVISTLKRNYPDAKIDMLLYQDTIPILSENQDINAFYGIKNKKAKALDKAANFIGLIKTLRANKYDLIINLTDQWMIALLVRMLNVKTSISQDYGHRQSAFWKKSFTYLAPWLGQHCVERNLSALAPLGLTDIFRETSMVYRPEHWDDMRRQLEQLGAREPYVVIQPTARQMFKCWDNDKFAQVIDDLQQRGYPVVITTGPGADDLACAEDIATRCQTRPVTGLAGKTSFPELAALIDHAALFIGVDSAPGHIAAAVHTPIISLFGATDHVFWRPWSDNQIQFWAGDYQPMPPRAERDRNKKYLSVIPAQDVIAATEKMLPHLAHAPQTGNHL, encoded by the coding sequence GTGGAAAAAACGTTTACCCGAATACTGGTTATTAAAATGCGCTTTCATGGAGATATGCTGCTAACCACGCCGGTAATAAGTACGCTGAAACGCAATTATCCTGACGCGAAAATCGATATGCTGCTTTATCAGGATACCATTCCAATATTGTCTGAAAATCAGGATATTAATGCGTTTTACGGCATTAAAAATAAGAAAGCCAAAGCACTGGATAAAGCCGCGAATTTTATTGGCCTGATTAAAACATTACGCGCCAATAAGTATGATTTGATTATTAATTTAACTGACCAGTGGATGATTGCGCTACTGGTGCGGATGCTGAATGTTAAAACCAGTATCAGCCAGGATTATGGTCACCGGCAGTCGGCCTTCTGGAAAAAGAGTTTTACGTACCTGGCACCGTGGCTGGGCCAGCACTGTGTTGAGCGTAACTTATCGGCGCTGGCTCCGCTGGGATTAACCGATATTTTCCGGGAAACCTCGATGGTATATCGCCCGGAGCACTGGGACGATATGCGTCGCCAGCTTGAGCAACTGGGAGCCCGCGAGCCTTATGTGGTGATCCAGCCAACAGCCCGCCAGATGTTTAAATGCTGGGATAACGATAAATTCGCTCAGGTGATTGATGATTTGCAGCAGCGCGGTTATCCGGTGGTGATAACCACCGGCCCGGGGGCGGATGATCTGGCCTGCGCGGAAGATATCGCCACCCGCTGCCAGACGCGGCCGGTTACCGGGCTGGCGGGGAAAACCTCCTTTCCGGAGCTGGCGGCGTTAATTGATCATGCGGCGTTATTTATTGGCGTGGATTCTGCGCCCGGGCATATTGCGGCGGCGGTACACACCCCGATAATCAGCCTGTTTGGCGCGACAGACCATGTCTTCTGGCGCCCCTGGTCCGACAATCAGATACAGTTCTGGGCCGGGGACTATCAGCCGATGCCGCCCCGCGCTGAGCGGGATCGCAACAAGAAATATCTGTCTGTTATTCCCGCTCAGGATGTGATTGCGGCAACGGAAAAAATGCTGCCCCACCTGGCTCATGCACCTCAAACCGGTAATCACCTATGA
- the waaA gene encoding lipid IV(A) 3-deoxy-D-manno-octulosonic acid transferase, translated as MLQLLYTTLLYLIQPLIWIRLWLRGRKAPAYRKRWGERYGFYRKPLKPGGIMLHSVSVGETLAAIPLVRALRHRYPSLPITVTTMTPTGSERVLSAFGSDVQHVYLPYDLPDAVNRFLDKVDPKLVLIMETELWPNLIAALYKRNIPLVIANARLSARSAAGYAKLGSLVRTLLSRITLIAAQNEEDGQRFIELGAKNSQLSVTGSLKFDISVTPQLAARAVTLRRQWAPHRPVWIATSTHEGEEAIVLQAHQQLLKTFPDLLLILVPRHPERFPEAVDLVRQAGMTFITRSSGEIPSSATQVVVGDTMGELMLLYGIADLAFVGGSLVERGGHNPLEPAAHAIPVLMGPHTFNFKDICARLEQADGLLTVTDAASLTEQVTSLLKDADYRSYYGRHAVEVLYQNQGALQRLLSLLEPYLPPKTH; from the coding sequence ATGCTTCAGTTGCTCTATACCACCCTGCTATACCTTATTCAGCCACTTATCTGGATACGGCTCTGGCTGCGTGGACGCAAAGCCCCGGCATACCGCAAGCGCTGGGGCGAACGTTACGGGTTCTACCGTAAGCCACTCAAACCGGGCGGCATTATGCTGCACTCTGTTTCGGTGGGCGAAACGCTGGCGGCAATCCCCCTGGTGCGCGCACTACGCCACCGGTATCCGTCGCTGCCGATTACGGTAACCACCATGACCCCTACCGGCTCAGAGCGCGTGTTATCGGCCTTTGGTAGTGATGTTCAGCACGTTTACCTGCCCTATGATCTTCCGGACGCGGTCAACCGTTTCCTTGATAAAGTGGACCCAAAACTGGTCCTGATTATGGAAACGGAACTCTGGCCGAACCTGATAGCCGCACTGTATAAGCGCAACATTCCGCTGGTTATCGCCAATGCCCGGCTCTCTGCCCGATCGGCTGCCGGCTACGCCAAACTGGGCAGCCTGGTGCGCACCCTGCTGAGCCGCATTACGCTTATCGCGGCGCAAAATGAGGAAGACGGACAGCGCTTTATCGAACTGGGTGCGAAAAACAGCCAGCTCTCGGTGACCGGGAGCCTGAAATTCGACATTTCCGTTACGCCCCAGCTCGCTGCAAGAGCCGTAACGCTGCGCCGCCAGTGGGCACCACATCGCCCGGTGTGGATAGCCACCAGCACTCACGAAGGTGAAGAGGCCATCGTCTTACAGGCGCATCAGCAGTTGCTGAAAACCTTTCCTGATTTACTGCTGATCCTGGTGCCCCGTCATCCGGAGCGCTTCCCGGAGGCGGTAGACCTGGTTCGCCAGGCCGGTATGACATTTATTACCCGCTCCTCCGGCGAGATCCCGTCCTCCGCGACCCAGGTTGTGGTTGGCGATACCATGGGCGAGCTGATGCTGCTGTATGGCATTGCGGATCTGGCATTTGTGGGGGGCTCACTGGTTGAGCGCGGGGGCCATAACCCCCTTGAACCGGCAGCCCACGCGATCCCGGTGCTGATGGGGCCCCATACCTTTAACTTTAAAGATATCTGCGCCCGCCTGGAGCAGGCCGATGGTCTGTTAACCGTAACAGACGCCGCCTCGCTGACAGAGCAGGTCACCTCACTGCTGAAAGATGCGGACTACCGCAGCTACTACGGGCGCCACGCAGTAGAGGTTCTGTATCAGAACCAGGGCGCGCTACAGCGGCTACTCTCATTACTGGAACCTTACCTGCCACCCAAAACGCATTAA
- the coaD gene encoding pantetheine-phosphate adenylyltransferase, producing MSTRAIYPGTFDPITNGHIDIIRRAAAMFDQVILAIAASPGKKPLFTLEERVALARDALAHIPNVDVLGFSDLMANFAREQQANILVRGLRGVADFEYEMQLAQMNSHLMPGLESVFLMPAKEWSFVSSSLVKEVARHHGDVAHFLPGQVCQALLAKIRTGQ from the coding sequence ATGTCAACCAGGGCTATCTATCCGGGCACGTTTGACCCCATCACCAACGGTCATATTGATATTATCCGCCGCGCCGCCGCCATGTTCGATCAGGTCATCCTGGCGATTGCGGCAAGCCCGGGCAAAAAACCGCTATTTACGCTGGAAGAGCGCGTAGCGCTGGCCCGCGATGCCCTGGCGCATATTCCGAATGTGGACGTGCTGGGTTTCAGTGATTTAATGGCTAACTTCGCCCGGGAGCAGCAGGCCAACATTCTGGTGCGCGGCCTGCGGGGCGTGGCGGATTTTGAATACGAAATGCAGCTGGCGCAAATGAACAGCCACCTGATGCCGGGGCTGGAAAGTGTGTTCCTGATGCCCGCGAAGGAGTGGTCGTTCGTCTCGTCTTCGCTGGTAAAAGAGGTGGCCCGCCACCATGGCGATGTGGCCCACTTCCTGCCCGGGCAGGTGTGCCAGGCGTTACTGGCAAAAATCCGCACCGGCCAGTAA
- the mutM gene encoding bifunctional DNA-formamidopyrimidine glycosylase/DNA-(apurinic or apyrimidinic site) lyase, whose translation MPELPEVETSRRGIEPYLVGQTILHIEIRNGRLRWPVSEALYALSDKPILSVQRRAKYLLLELPEGWIIIHLGMSGSVRILPDAPAAGKHDHVDLVLSNGTVLRYTDPRRFGAWLWARSLENHPVLAHLGPEPLSEDFTGAYLHASGARKKIAVKPWLMDNKLVVGVGNIYASESLFAAGIHPDRAAQSLSVAECERLAQEIKTVLQRSIAQGGTTLKDFLQSDGKPGYFAQELQVYGREGEPCRVCGTAISATKHGQRRTFYCRHCQH comes from the coding sequence ATGCCTGAATTACCCGAAGTAGAAACCAGCCGCCGTGGTATTGAGCCCTATCTTGTGGGGCAGACCATTTTGCATATCGAGATCCGTAACGGCAGGCTGCGCTGGCCCGTTTCTGAGGCGCTCTACGCGCTGAGCGATAAACCGATACTGAGTGTACAGCGCCGGGCCAAATACCTGCTGCTGGAGCTGCCTGAGGGGTGGATTATCATTCACCTGGGGATGTCCGGCAGTGTTCGTATCCTGCCTGATGCACCCGCTGCCGGGAAACATGACCACGTGGACCTGGTGCTGAGTAACGGCACCGTACTGCGCTATACCGACCCGCGCCGCTTCGGGGCGTGGCTGTGGGCCCGCAGCCTGGAGAATCACCCTGTGCTGGCCCATCTGGGCCCGGAGCCCCTTAGTGAGGACTTTACCGGGGCTTACCTGCACGCCAGTGGCGCCAGGAAGAAAATCGCCGTGAAACCCTGGCTGATGGACAACAAACTGGTGGTCGGGGTGGGAAACATTTACGCCAGTGAGTCATTATTTGCCGCCGGGATCCACCCGGATCGCGCCGCACAATCGCTGTCTGTGGCGGAGTGTGAGCGGCTGGCTCAGGAAATTAAAACGGTGCTTCAGCGCTCTATTGCCCAGGGCGGCACGACCTTAAAAGACTTTCTGCAAAGCGACGGTAAACCGGGCTATTTCGCCCAGGAGCTTCAGGTATACGGGCGGGAAGGGGAACCCTGTCGGGTATGCGGCACGGCAATCAGCGCCACAAAGCACGGGCAGCGCCGGACCTTTTACTGTCGGCACTGCCAGCACTGA
- the rpmG gene encoding 50S ribosomal protein L33 yields the protein MAKGVREKIKLVSSAGTGHFYTTTKNKRTKPEKLELKKFDPVVRQHVVYKEAKIK from the coding sequence ATGGCTAAAGGTGTTCGCGAGAAGATCAAGCTGGTTTCTTCTGCTGGTACTGGTCACTTCTATACCACTACGAAGAACAAACGTACTAAACCTGAAAAACTGGAACTGAAAAAATTCGATCCGGTTGTTCGTCAGCACGTTGTCTACAAAGAAGCCAAAATTAAATAA
- the rpmB gene encoding 50S ribosomal protein L28: MSRVCQVTGKRPVTGNNRSHALNATKRRFLPNLHSHRFWVESEKRFVTLRVSAKGMRVIDKKGIEAVLSDLRARGEKY, from the coding sequence ATGTCCCGAGTCTGCCAAGTTACTGGCAAGCGTCCGGTGACCGGTAACAACCGTTCCCACGCACTGAACGCGACTAAACGCCGTTTCCTGCCTAACCTGCACTCACACCGTTTCTGGGTTGAGAGCGAAAAGCGTTTTGTTACTCTGCGTGTATCTGCTAAAGGTATGCGTGTTATTGATAAAAAAGGCATCGAAGCGGTTCTGTCCGATCTGCGTGCCCGTGGCGAGAAGTACTAA